A genomic region of Clavibacter michiganensis subsp. insidiosus contains the following coding sequences:
- the mpaB gene encoding daptide biosynthesis RiPP recognition protein yields MKGKENVSDTPGAVDAMRNSIGSDPAVSVARATSSAIHQWATGVQSVETSRVILFQGSDLDRQADRLSRTGDVILAPVASGSPGRRLPSGASVLTYEGQLVDAGDVMHIGRGYEIELQDYLAVPFSPINRPTVVRLSSAEDWKALAADADEAQATGSFITQMTSASVVLADRSVIDAVAERVDIPVNRLTVDHVGDVRYWPHEPSPEGAAVNEAMPTAAYFAAIGGEATERLVRERPWFRRYLAALRVIGQEGGGAWSISGFGRTLGGSAPHPGSRTTGELLIWREDEHLLVEPDSGRRFKLGRETAIAVEALLEADTLDAAVDRGASAGLARRGLHQRITDLQGRLADVGVAIGPEAAAV; encoded by the coding sequence ATGAAGGGAAAAGAAAACGTGTCAGATACTCCAGGCGCCGTCGATGCGATGCGGAATTCGATCGGCAGCGATCCCGCCGTGTCCGTCGCGCGTGCGACCTCCTCCGCGATCCACCAATGGGCGACCGGCGTGCAGAGCGTGGAAACCAGCCGCGTCATCCTGTTCCAGGGCTCTGACCTCGACCGGCAGGCGGATCGGCTGTCACGGACAGGCGACGTCATCCTGGCGCCCGTAGCCTCCGGGAGCCCCGGCAGGCGTCTGCCATCGGGAGCCTCGGTGCTCACCTACGAGGGGCAGCTCGTCGACGCGGGCGACGTGATGCACATCGGTCGCGGTTACGAGATCGAGCTCCAGGACTATCTCGCCGTCCCCTTCAGCCCCATCAACCGCCCCACCGTCGTGCGGCTGTCCTCCGCGGAGGACTGGAAGGCGCTCGCGGCGGATGCTGACGAGGCCCAGGCGACGGGATCGTTCATCACGCAGATGACGTCCGCTTCAGTGGTGCTCGCCGACCGGTCCGTCATAGATGCCGTGGCCGAGCGCGTTGACATCCCCGTCAACCGCCTCACCGTGGATCACGTCGGGGACGTGCGGTACTGGCCCCATGAACCGTCGCCGGAGGGCGCGGCCGTGAACGAGGCGATGCCGACCGCCGCGTACTTCGCCGCGATCGGAGGCGAGGCGACCGAGCGGTTGGTGCGTGAGCGGCCATGGTTCCGGCGGTACCTGGCAGCGCTGCGCGTCATCGGCCAGGAGGGCGGAGGGGCCTGGAGCATCTCGGGCTTCGGCCGCACGCTCGGTGGGTCGGCACCCCACCCGGGTTCGCGGACCACCGGGGAGCTCCTCATCTGGCGGGAGGACGAGCATCTGCTCGTCGAGCCGGACTCGGGACGCCGGTTCAAGCTGGGTCGCGAGACGGCGATCGCTGTCGAGGCGCTCCTGGAGGCAGACACCCTCGACGCGGCCGTGGACCGGGGTGCGTCAGCGGGTCTCGCGCGACGGGGCCTGCACCAGCGGATCACCGACCTGCAGGGTCGTCTTGCGGACGTGGGCGTCGCCATCGGACCCGAAGCGGCGGCTGTCTGA
- a CDS encoding alpha/beta hydrolase family protein, with protein sequence MRLNRVCSTVALAILGAGVAAVIPVLRIFGRKIVGLTPDFTPTRVVDWHAGAGVVRLELDSFTRAQGEYRVWWDQRRGHAGIGGVLAVNDDRRTVDRELLDVYGVAPRSRVEWTGQVHVGPEQLGLPWSEVAVETELGPAPAWYFPGEGTTWVVHIHGIRVSRLSPLRGVPLFARLGHHSLVISYRGDGDGPPAPGAASMLGLTEWRDVEAAIDHALAHGAGRIILVGWSLGGGMALLASERARNRGAITGMVLVAPATSWRETILHGARASHVPAWLGRSVITLLGSRRGSRILGGADAIDFDALDWSARPDRVRVPTLVMHSPDDDEIPIELSRRFASLNPSVDLVELPGAFHTLEWNRDPKAFDGEITSWVRRLVEGRR encoded by the coding sequence GTGCGGCTCAATCGCGTGTGTTCCACGGTCGCACTGGCGATCCTCGGGGCCGGCGTGGCGGCCGTCATCCCGGTGCTCCGCATCTTCGGCCGTAAGATCGTCGGGCTCACCCCCGACTTCACTCCCACACGCGTGGTCGACTGGCACGCCGGAGCGGGTGTCGTGCGCTTGGAGCTCGATTCCTTCACCCGGGCTCAGGGGGAGTACCGCGTCTGGTGGGACCAGCGGCGTGGGCACGCGGGGATCGGAGGAGTCCTCGCCGTGAACGACGATCGACGGACCGTCGATCGCGAGCTGCTCGACGTCTACGGCGTCGCGCCCCGCTCCCGAGTGGAGTGGACGGGGCAGGTCCATGTGGGTCCGGAGCAGTTGGGCCTCCCGTGGTCGGAGGTCGCCGTCGAGACCGAGCTCGGGCCTGCACCGGCGTGGTACTTTCCGGGCGAGGGGACGACGTGGGTCGTCCACATCCATGGGATCCGAGTGTCACGGCTCAGTCCGTTGCGCGGTGTCCCGCTTTTCGCCCGCCTGGGGCACCACTCGCTGGTCATCTCCTACCGAGGGGATGGGGATGGGCCCCCTGCGCCCGGCGCCGCGAGCATGCTCGGCTTGACCGAGTGGCGCGACGTGGAGGCCGCGATCGATCATGCGCTTGCGCACGGAGCAGGACGGATCATCCTCGTGGGCTGGTCATTGGGCGGTGGAATGGCCCTCCTCGCGAGTGAACGCGCACGCAACCGCGGGGCGATCACCGGAATGGTCCTCGTCGCCCCGGCCACGAGCTGGAGGGAGACGATCCTCCATGGCGCCAGGGCGTCCCATGTCCCAGCCTGGCTGGGCCGGTCTGTGATCACGCTCCTCGGCAGTCGTCGCGGCAGCCGGATCCTGGGGGGCGCCGATGCGATCGACTTCGACGCACTCGACTGGAGCGCCAGACCGGACCGCGTCCGGGTGCCCACGCTGGTGATGCACTCCCCGGACGATGACGAGATCCCCATCGAGCTCAGCCGGCGGTTCGCTTCCCTCAATCCCTCCGTGGATCTTGTCGAGCTGCCCGGGGCGTTCCACACCCTCGAGTGGAATCGAGATCCCAAGGCCTTCGACGGGGAGATCACGTCGTGGGTCCGGCGCCTCGTCGAGGGTCGCCGCTAG